In Bdellovibrionales bacterium, the following proteins share a genomic window:
- a CDS encoding HipA N-terminal domain-containing protein encodes MVADHRRGKVFVGKNFAGIIEQKEGFYSFTYDENYLISTNPKPVSLTLPLRKEPFEQKTMIAFFDGLIPEGWLLNIITDNWKINPRDRMGLLLLACKDCIGDVSVVDDAHRGVDEDSE; translated from the coding sequence ATAGTGGCAGATCATAGGCGGGGGAAAGTTTTTGTAGGAAAAAACTTTGCTGGAATTATCGAGCAAAAAGAGGGGTTTTACTCCTTCACCTATGACGAAAACTACTTAATATCCACAAATCCAAAACCTGTGAGCCTTACGCTACCACTACGCAAGGAACCGTTTGAGCAAAAAACGATGATTGCATTTTTTGACGGACTAATACCAGAGGGTTGGTTACTCAATATTATCACTGATAATTGGAAGATTAATCCCCGTGATCGAATGGGGCTGCTATTGCTTGCATGTAAAGACTGTATTGGTGATGTGAGTGTGGTTGACGATGCTCATCGTGGTGTTGACGAGGACTCAGAATGA
- a CDS encoding helix-turn-helix transcriptional regulator: MKELGEFIRRKRKQARLTQPELAERAGVGLRFIRELESNKPTLRLDKVEQVLKLFGHTVGPIPIKRVVE, encoded by the coding sequence ATGAAGGAGTTAGGTGAATTCATCAGAAGAAAACGTAAGCAGGCAAGGCTGACTCAACCAGAATTGGCTGAAAGGGCTGGGGTTGGTCTTAGATTCATTCGTGAGCTTGAAAGTAATAAGCCCACACTTCGCTTGGATAAAGTTGAGCAGGTTCTAAAGCTTTTTGGTCACACAGTGGGTCCAATCCCTATCAAGAGAGTGGTTGAATAG